The Spiroplasma apis B31 genomic sequence TGTAATCATTTAAATGGATTAAAATATTTAAATTTATCTTCTGTAGTAAAATAATTTATGAAAGGTTGTCATAATATAATATTACTTTGTAAATGTTAGAATTTAGCATTAAGCACAATGATTTGGTAAAAGCATTGAATTAATGATATATTTTTCATGTTCGCAGAATACTAAAATTAATTTAAATATTCAACATAAAAAAGAATTCAAACTTCATAAGGCACTTTTGGAATATTTGCAGATTCTTGTTTTGAAATGTATAGTTTATTTTTATTGATAAAAACATTAGTTAATTTTTGTTTTCTGGTTTCTAATTTTAGAAGTATATATTTTTAAAAGAGTATTTATGAATCGAACTAGTTTTATGAATTATTTAATTAGAAAAAAATTAAGGATACTCTAATAGAATATGAAAATTTTGAAGATTTTTTTTTCTAAATAAATTGGGACTTGAAGATTACTCGATAAACATAAATTTACTTTTATTTAATAAGTTAGGATTAAAAAGTACCTGAAATATATTTTTAGAGAAATTGAAAACTAATAGTAAAAATAAAAATGATCTTTTAAATTATAATAATTTATCATACTTATATGAATATGGTTTAGCATATATAAACAAATCATATAAAAAAGATTTAGGTAAATATTATACTCCGGAAGATGTTGCGAGGTTTATGGGCGAATTTTTATAAAAAAATTACGATAAAGAAGACTTAATAGATGTTGCTTGCGGAGCGGGTAATCTTATTATTAAAACTCTAGAGTTATTATAAGAAAATAAAGGTATGCTTTTTGTAAAAAAACTTAGTTTCAAATAAAAAAAATTGAATCGATGATAAAGTAAATATAATTCAAGTCTTTTATTATTACCCTATAATAAAGCAATAATTTTTGATATAGAATCAGAAAAGTTTTTTTTGCTTTTTTTGACTTGGATCGGGCTTTTTTGTTATAAGTGATTTTAAAGACATTACTATAAAAAAATATTATTTAAGAATTTCAAATTTATAATTGTTTTTTTGTAAAAGTCTTATTGATTTTTTGCTTTGAGAAGTTTTTTAATTTATGAGTAACTATCTTTATCTCTTCAAACTAATTTCTAAAAATGTTTAATATTAAAGTCAATATAAGTCTTTTAAAAAAATTAAAGATCTCATTTTTAAGACTTTGTTAAATATTATCGATGGTGTTTTCAAAGGTTTTTAATAATAAAAGCCTTTGCGTCCTTTTTTGATAATTGCTTAACTTTCTTTTTATGAGCCTAATGACTCATCCAAATTGACGTGCAGTATTTCTTTTTTTTCTTTTTCTTTTCTTTGTTTAGAGGTAGAACCCAAAATAACATTAGTTTTTATTGTTTGAAAATTTCTTTATTCATATTTTCTCCAATTATTTATTATAATTATGGAAATAATTTTTTATTGATTACTTGGTATAGAATCACTTATTATTTCTGAAAATTTTTTTCTAAGTTTTTACTTAACTTGAAAAAGTGAAATAATATTTTAAAATAAAAATAATAATAAAGGAAGGAAATATAAAAAAATATGAAAAAAATATTAAGTTTATTAGGAGCAATGGGAGTAGTTGTATCAGCTTCACCTGTTGCAATATCTTGTTCAAATAAATCGGTAGAAAAAAAACAAGCAACAGAATTAAGTTACATTGAAGGTAAAAAAGACTCCGATTTTATTAGTTTGTTAAAATCTAATAGTAAGTTACATTTATCTAATGGGGGAAACGATGATACATATAGGAAATTTAAGTTAAGTGCAGACGAAAAAAGCCTAGGTGATGATTACGGTGATACCAAAAATAAATTATTCGAGTTTGGTTTGGGCGAATCATTTTCTTTAGAAGGTACTGCAATGACTGATTTTGATGAACATGCACCTCTGTTTGAGCAAACAAAAAATTTAAAAGAAATTAACTATGATGAGAATTATGAAACTTTTGATGAGCTTAACACTTTTACAATTAAAGGTAATAAGGGTGATACTGAATTCAAACTAAATTACTTTTTTATAAAAGTAAAACATAATAAAGAAAAAGGAACACTTGAATTAATAAGTGTCGAAAACTTATATTTTAAAACAATCAAAATAAGTTAGTTGATTGAAATGCATAAAAAAATAAAATAAATATAACTAAATATAATCCTCTGCTTATAGAATTAGAGTAAAAGATCTCTAATATAATCTATAAATAGAGGATTTTTATATGAAAAATTTAATAAAAAAATACTTTTGTTAAACTTTATACTGAAACTATAAATAGTAAAAAACAATGTATAAACTAGTAACCTTTAAAGAATTAAATAACAAATAGATTATATGGTAGTATAACAGTAGAAATTTAGTATCAGGTCACAAAAAAAGAAAGTTCATATACGATAATATTTAAATAAGAATTTGTCAAATTTAAGACGTGCATGAATAAAAAAAATAATCTTAAAGGTTATTATTTTAAGAAATGCTTTTATGAGTAAAAATATCAAGTTCTTAAAAACGGAATTATAATTATAAACCACACAAAAATAATAAAAATTTCAAAACTGTTGAGTTTGCTAAATAACTTTCCTTTCAATATACACTAGAGAATATATTTTTATATTTTAAAATAAACATTTTTTTATATAATAGTTTCCAATATATTTTTCTAAGTATACATTATGTTAAAAAAACATAAAATTATACAAATAAAATTTTTTCATGTGGTAAATTCGAAAGAATTCAAATCAAATATTTTTAATATGGATAATAAATAATATTTGATAATCAAGTTTTTGATCAAAATTATCATATAAAAATCTATCAAAATGTACTACATTTTATATTCAACAGTTTGGATAATATTTGTAGATTGAGAAGCTTTTGGTTATGAGTTATTTTTTCCAAAAACCAGAGAACACAATAAGCACAACATAAAGATTAAAAGCAATTTAAATAATAAAAAAATTTGCATAATACAACATAAAATTGTATTCATTAGAAATGGAGAATAAGGTTTTTAATAAGTTAATGAACTGATTGAGCATTCTGAAATAATAAAAAGTATTACAAGACTATATATAAATATAATAACGAATGATGAATCTAACTCTAAGCTAAGAAAAAAATTTAAAGAATATATAAGTGCTCTTATTAATAAAATTGTAAGATTACTGAGCCTATTAATTACAAGTGAGAATTAATAATTAGTAGTAAATAATCTTGTATTTATTAATTCTAGATGTGTAGTCAATCAAATGTGAATACTTTTAAAAGATTAGGTTATATTCGAAAGGGCTATGAGCAACTGTTGTCAAGCTTTCAACAAAAATACCCATATATTCATGATTTTTTTTTGATATCTCTCACCCAAAATGATATTAAGTTTAATAAAACACTAAAAATGTTACGAAACTTATGATTGACATTGTCCTTGTAAACTTATATAATCATTTTTGGAGAATTTATATGAAAAAGAAAATAATAAGAAGTAGATATTTATTACCAATAACATTAAGCGGTGTATTAACAATACCATTATTTTCTAGTGTCTCTTTAATCAAACAATATATGGATTCAAATAACAATAAAAACTTAAACTCTTTAAGTAATTTGTTAGATTTTAAAGATATTCCGTTGGAACCAAGTTACCGTTCTAGTTTAG encodes the following:
- a CDS encoding lipoprotein, which produces MKKILSLLGAMGVVVSASPVAISCSNKSVEKKQATELSYIEGKKDSDFISLLKSNSKLHLSNGGNDDTYRKFKLSADEKSLGDDYGDTKNKLFEFGLGESFSLEGTAMTDFDEHAPLFEQTKNLKEINYDENYETFDELNTFTIKGNKGDTEFKLNYFFIKVKHNKEKGTLELISVENLYFKTIKIS